One part of the Bactrocera neohumeralis isolate Rockhampton unplaced genomic scaffold, APGP_CSIRO_Bneo_wtdbg2-racon-allhic-juicebox.fasta_v2 ctg5919, whole genome shotgun sequence genome encodes these proteins:
- the LOC126767392 gene encoding uncharacterized protein LOC126767392: protein MELAQKQLQNRCKTKINSTTKIALDLINFKRFPAVVSSRPSIKVNTLKRRCETCKTNKIDNKTTAVCDHCLIPTCTKHYIRTCEKCYFAKYNAEAETDSDNDEYVDNTPKTSTPNQNISERQRRISPI, encoded by the exons ATGGAGCTAGCGCAAAAGCAATTACAAAACcgatgcaaaacaaaaattaattctacaacTAAAATTGCATTGGACTTGATCAATTTCAAACGGTTTCCTGCAGTGGTGAGCTCGCGTCCATCAATAAAg GTCAACACTTTGAAACGGCGGTGTGAAacctgcaaaactaataagaTCGATAATAAAACAACAGCAGTTTGTGACCATTGCCTTATTCCGACATGCACCAAACACTATATAAGGACGTGTGAAAAGTGCTATTTTGCAAAATACAATGCCGAAGCTGAAACGGACTCAGACAACGATGAATATGTGGACAATACTCCAAAAACGTCTACACCCAATCAAAATATATCAGAAAGACAGAGAAGAATTTCACCCATTTGA